A section of the Harmonia axyridis chromosome 2, icHarAxyr1.1, whole genome shotgun sequence genome encodes:
- the LOC123672362 gene encoding uncharacterized protein LOC123672362 — protein sequence MNEFLDLLDEERKFETEEYCDFRAYLGKVGDGGSWLAVIHFNIRSINKKLTIYLDEFKNHVDVIILSETWKIESNNQPWQNTIHIHEKDCVCSININCYREDRNDQVYWGNCGSAYEMG from the exons ATGAATGAATTTCTGGATTTGTTGGATGAGGAGAGAAAGTTTGAGACTGAGGAGTACTGCGATTTTCGGGCATATCTTGGGAAAGTTGGGGACGGGGGAAGTTGGTTGGCTGTCATCCATTTTAATATCAGAAGTATCAATAAAAAGCTCACTATCTACTTGGATGAGTTTAAGAATCATGTGGATGTAATAATTCTATCCGAAACTTGGAAGATTGAGTCG AACAACCAACCGTGGCAAAACACTATTCACATTCACGAGAAAGACTGTGTTTGCTCAATTAATATCAACTGCTATCGAGAAGACAGAAATGATCAGGTATATTGGGGTAATTGTGGATCAGCATATGAGATGGGATGA